Proteins from a genomic interval of Streptomyces sp. NBC_01445:
- a CDS encoding TetR/AcrR family transcriptional regulator — translation MSNSQQRGAGSGLGRPQARGTDRSVARRAELITIGRKLFADTSYDALSMDDIARHAGVAKGLIYYYFKSKRGYYLAIVEESVADLVARAGGVGDLTPVDRVHRTIDGYLRYAEHHQAAYRTVISGGVGFDAEVHAIRDGVREAMIATIAEGAYGRSDIPRVARMALLGWLHSVEGVTLDWIGDRTPARDTVRELLVRLLGETLRVIEQFEPDCPAPARP, via the coding sequence TTGAGTAACAGTCAACAGCGTGGAGCGGGCTCCGGTCTCGGGCGCCCGCAGGCGCGCGGCACCGACCGGTCCGTGGCGCGCCGCGCCGAACTCATCACCATCGGGCGGAAGTTGTTCGCGGACACGTCCTACGACGCGCTGTCGATGGACGACATCGCCCGGCACGCGGGCGTCGCCAAGGGGCTGATCTACTACTACTTCAAGTCGAAGCGCGGCTACTACCTCGCGATTGTGGAGGAGTCCGTCGCCGACCTGGTCGCGCGCGCGGGTGGCGTCGGCGACCTCACGCCCGTGGACCGCGTGCACCGCACGATCGACGGCTATCTCCGTTACGCCGAGCACCACCAGGCCGCGTACCGCACCGTCATCAGCGGCGGCGTCGGCTTCGACGCCGAGGTGCACGCCATACGGGACGGTGTGCGCGAGGCGATGATCGCCACCATCGCCGAGGGCGCGTACGGCCGCAGCGACATTCCACGGGTCGCGCGGATGGCGCTGCTCGGCTGGCTGCACAGCGTCGAGGGGGTCACGCTCGACTGGATCGGCGACCGCACGCCCGCCAGGGACACGGTGCGCGAACTCCTGGTGCGCCTGCTCGGCGAGACGCTGCGGGTCATCGAGCAGTTCGAGCCGGACTGCCCGGCGCCCGCGAGGCCCTGA
- a CDS encoding glycoside hydrolase family 18 protein, with protein sequence MLRPHRPRASFRALLSAACCAVLGAGLLASAGTAAAQNDAGPQRAAAGSKVVGYFTEWGVYDRNYHVKNIETSGSADKLTHINYAFGNVTGGKCAMGDSYAATDKAYTADQAVDGVADTWDQPLRGNFNQLLKLKKLHPNLKILWSFGGWTWSGGFTDAAKDPAGFAQSCYDLVENSKWADVFDGIDIDWEYPNACGLSCDTSGRDAYKNLMSALRSKFGSSALITSAIPADASDGGKIDATDYAGAAQYVDWYNPMTYDYFGAWDAQGPTAPHSPLTSYSGIPKAGYNTDATITKLKGLGVPASKLLLGIGFYGRGWTGVTQAAPGGTATGPAAGKYEQGIDDYKELKSKCPATGTVGGTAYAYCGNNWWSYDTPATIAGKMDYKNQQGLGGTFLWELSGDTTNGELIKSVD encoded by the coding sequence ATGCTCAGACCGCACCGTCCCCGCGCCTCCTTCCGGGCGCTCCTGTCCGCCGCGTGTTGCGCCGTCCTCGGCGCCGGACTGCTCGCCTCCGCGGGCACCGCCGCAGCGCAGAACGACGCCGGCCCCCAGAGAGCCGCGGCCGGTTCGAAGGTCGTCGGCTACTTCACCGAATGGGGTGTCTACGACCGGAACTACCACGTCAAGAACATCGAGACGTCGGGCTCGGCCGACAAGCTCACGCACATCAACTACGCCTTCGGCAACGTCACCGGCGGCAAGTGCGCGATGGGCGACTCCTACGCCGCGACCGACAAGGCGTACACCGCCGACCAGGCGGTGGACGGCGTCGCCGACACCTGGGACCAGCCGCTGCGCGGCAACTTCAACCAGCTGCTCAAGCTGAAGAAGCTGCACCCGAACCTCAAGATCCTCTGGTCCTTCGGCGGTTGGACCTGGTCGGGCGGGTTCACCGACGCGGCCAAGGACCCGGCCGGGTTCGCCCAGTCCTGCTACGACCTGGTCGAGAACTCCAAGTGGGCCGATGTCTTCGACGGCATCGACATCGACTGGGAGTACCCGAACGCCTGTGGCCTCTCCTGCGACACGAGCGGGCGCGACGCCTACAAGAACCTGATGAGCGCGCTGCGTTCGAAGTTCGGCTCCAGCGCGCTCATCACGTCCGCGATCCCGGCCGACGCCTCCGACGGTGGCAAGATCGACGCCACCGACTACGCCGGCGCCGCCCAGTACGTCGACTGGTACAACCCGATGACGTACGACTACTTCGGGGCCTGGGACGCGCAGGGGCCGACCGCCCCGCACTCGCCCCTGACCTCGTACAGCGGTATCCCGAAGGCGGGCTACAACACCGACGCCACCATCACCAAGCTCAAGGGCCTCGGCGTCCCGGCGTCGAAGCTGCTGCTCGGCATCGGCTTCTACGGGCGCGGCTGGACCGGCGTCACGCAGGCGGCGCCCGGCGGCACGGCGACGGGCCCGGCGGCCGGCAAGTACGAGCAGGGCATCGACGACTACAAGGAGCTCAAGTCGAAGTGCCCGGCGACGGGCACGGTCGGCGGCACCGCCTACGCGTACTGCGGCAACAACTGGTGGAGCTACGACACCCCGGCCACCATCGCCGGGAAGATGGACTACAAGAACCAGCAGGGCCTCGGGGGAACATTCCTCTGGGAGCTCAGCGGTGACACGACGAACGGTGAGCTGATCAAATCGGTCGACTAG
- a CDS encoding acyl-CoA dehydrogenase family protein — MPDRAPQPVDRQLPTDEARDLFSLVRELVQREIAPSAAEEEDAGRFPRETFSLLSESGLLGLPYDSDFGGGDQPYEVYLQVLEELAAARLTVGLGVSVHSLACHALANFGTKEQRAEHLPAMLGGGRLGAYCLSEPSSGSDAASLRTKAVREGDDWVITGTKAWITHGGIADFYTVLARSGGEGARGITAFLVPGDAEGLSAAAPEKKMGMKGSPTAQVHFDGVRVSDARRIGDEGQGFAIALSALDSGRLGIAACAIGVAQAALDEALAYATGREQFGRPIADFQGLRFMLADMATQIEAGRALYLTAARLRDAGRPFSKQAAMAKLMCTDTAMKVTTDAVQVLGGYGYTADFPAERYMREAKVLQIVEGTNQIQRMVIARHLAGPETR, encoded by the coding sequence ATGCCCGACCGCGCCCCGCAGCCGGTGGACCGTCAACTGCCCACGGACGAGGCCCGGGATCTGTTCTCGCTCGTACGTGAGCTCGTGCAGCGTGAGATCGCCCCGAGCGCGGCCGAGGAGGAGGATGCCGGACGCTTCCCGCGCGAGACGTTCTCACTGCTCTCCGAGTCGGGCCTGCTCGGCCTCCCCTACGATTCCGACTTCGGCGGCGGCGACCAGCCGTACGAGGTCTATCTCCAGGTCCTCGAGGAGCTCGCCGCCGCCCGGCTCACCGTCGGCCTCGGCGTCAGTGTCCACTCGCTGGCCTGTCACGCACTGGCCAATTTCGGCACCAAGGAGCAGCGGGCGGAGCATCTGCCCGCCATGCTCGGCGGCGGCCGCCTCGGCGCGTACTGCCTCTCGGAGCCGTCGTCTGGATCGGACGCCGCGTCCCTGCGGACCAAGGCCGTCCGCGAAGGCGACGACTGGGTGATCACCGGCACCAAGGCATGGATCACGCACGGCGGCATCGCCGACTTCTACACCGTCCTGGCGCGCTCCGGCGGCGAGGGGGCGCGTGGCATCACCGCGTTCCTGGTCCCTGGCGACGCGGAGGGGCTGAGCGCGGCGGCGCCCGAGAAGAAGATGGGGATGAAGGGCTCGCCTACGGCACAGGTTCACTTCGACGGGGTGCGCGTGAGTGACGCGCGCCGGATCGGCGACGAGGGGCAGGGCTTCGCGATCGCGCTTTCTGCCCTCGATTCCGGGCGGCTCGGCATCGCGGCCTGCGCGATCGGCGTGGCCCAGGCGGCCCTCGACGAGGCCCTCGCGTACGCCACGGGGCGTGAGCAGTTCGGGCGGCCCATCGCCGACTTCCAGGGCCTGCGCTTCATGCTCGCCGACATGGCCACGCAGATCGAGGCCGGCCGCGCGCTCTATCTGACGGCGGCCCGCCTGCGCGACGCGGGCCGGCCCTTCTCCAAGCAGGCCGCCATGGCCAAGCTGATGTGCACGGACACGGCGATGAAGGTCACCACGGACGCCGTCCAGGTGCTCGGGGGGTACGGCTACACGGCAGACTTCCCGGCCGAGCGCTATATGCGCGAGGCCAAGGTGCTCCAGATCGTGGAGGGCACCAATCAGATCCAGCGGATGGTCATCGCCCGGCACCTCGCCGGTCCTGAAACCCGCTGA
- a CDS encoding phosphotransferase family protein: MATAPRPRTSTRDPEEVSRRLTSWLAARLPGAEAVNVTVPESNGMSSETLLFDIEHPEPPVRACALRLAADPSAYSIFPDYDMPRQYRTMRLAADRTGLPVPRVLWLEEDPGPLGAPFFVMERVEGRVPPDVMPYTYEGNWLHAATDAERARLQDATVRLIARLHDGVPASEAEFLAAPGKGSALRRHVEAQRAYYAWVVDGLPPSPLIESAFDRLAELWPADEGEPVLNWGDARIGNIIYDGFEPAAVLDWEMAALAPREVDLGWTVYLHRFFQDLTESFGQAGLPGFLRREDIERRYAQLTGHVPRDMDFHTLYAALRHAVVMLRVAYRQAYFGEVAVPDDPDTLILHHASLRAMVQGSYWS, translated from the coding sequence ATGGCGACAGCACCCAGACCGCGCACCAGCACCCGCGACCCGGAGGAGGTGTCCCGAAGGCTCACGTCCTGGCTGGCCGCCCGACTGCCGGGCGCCGAAGCGGTGAACGTGACCGTCCCCGAGTCCAACGGCATGTCCAGCGAGACCCTGCTCTTCGACATCGAACACCCCGAACCCCCGGTCCGGGCCTGCGCGTTGAGACTCGCCGCCGACCCGTCCGCGTACTCGATCTTCCCGGACTACGACATGCCGCGGCAGTACCGCACGATGCGGCTCGCCGCAGATCGGACCGGGCTGCCGGTGCCGCGCGTGCTGTGGCTGGAGGAGGATCCCGGGCCGCTGGGCGCTCCGTTCTTCGTGATGGAGCGCGTCGAGGGCCGCGTACCGCCGGACGTCATGCCCTACACGTACGAGGGCAACTGGCTGCACGCCGCGACGGACGCCGAGCGCGCGCGGCTCCAGGACGCGACCGTGCGGCTCATCGCCCGGCTGCACGACGGAGTCCCGGCGTCCGAGGCCGAGTTCCTCGCCGCACCCGGAAAGGGCAGCGCACTGCGCCGCCACGTCGAGGCCCAACGCGCCTACTACGCCTGGGTGGTGGACGGACTGCCGCCGTCACCGCTCATCGAGAGCGCCTTCGACCGGCTCGCCGAACTCTGGCCCGCCGACGAGGGCGAACCCGTCCTCAACTGGGGCGATGCCCGCATCGGGAACATCATCTACGACGGCTTCGAACCGGCTGCCGTGCTCGACTGGGAGATGGCGGCCCTGGCCCCGCGCGAGGTCGACCTCGGCTGGACCGTGTACCTGCACCGCTTCTTCCAGGACCTGACCGAGAGCTTCGGCCAGGCCGGCCTGCCCGGCTTCCTGCGCCGCGAGGACATCGAGCGCCGCTACGCCCAACTCACCGGCCACGTACCGCGCGACATGGACTTCCACACCCTGTACGCCGCCCTGCGCCACGCCGTCGTGATGCTGCGCGTCGCCTACCGGCAGGCGTACTTCGGAGAGGTGGCCGTGCCGGACGATCCGGACACACTGATCCTGCACCATGCCAGTCTGCGGGCCATGGTGCAGGGCAGTTACTGGAGTTGA
- a CDS encoding Lrp/AsnC family transcriptional regulator → MEELDRQIVQLLVKDGRMSYTDLGKATGLSTSAVHQRVRRLEQRGVIRGYAAVVDPEAVGLSLTAFISVKPFDPSAPDDIAERLAGVPEIEACHSVAGDENYILKVRVETPHDLENLLARVRSLAGVSTRTTVVLSTPYEARPPRV, encoded by the coding sequence ATGGAGGAGCTCGACCGACAGATCGTGCAGCTGCTCGTCAAGGACGGGCGGATGAGTTACACCGACCTGGGCAAGGCCACAGGCCTGTCCACGTCCGCGGTGCACCAGCGCGTGCGCCGACTCGAACAGCGCGGGGTCATCCGCGGCTATGCCGCGGTCGTCGACCCCGAGGCGGTCGGCCTGTCGCTCACCGCCTTCATCTCGGTGAAACCGTTCGACCCCAGCGCCCCCGACGACATCGCGGAACGCCTCGCGGGCGTCCCGGAGATCGAGGCGTGCCACAGCGTCGCCGGCGACGAGAACTACATCCTCAAGGTCCGCGTGGAAACCCCGCACGACCTGGAGAACCTGCTGGCCCGGGTGCGCTCCCTCGCCGGCGTCTCCACCCGCACGACCGTGGTCCTCTCCACGCCGTACGAGGCACGGCCGCCCCGCGTCTGA
- a CDS encoding amidohydrolase — MSTTPTPPAPAESRTFLLRGGDVHSPADPFATAMVVERGHVAWVGSEGAADAFAEGVDEVVDLEGALVTPAFTDAHVHTTSTGLALTGLDLSAARTRGEALALVRAHAAARPTDRILLGHGWDAARWPDGAPLTRAELDEATGGRPLYLSRIDVHSAAVTTALLDLVPGIADRPGFTPDGPLTRDAHHAVRAAAHAAVTPQQRTEAQRAALRHAASLGIGSVHECGGPDISSEEDFTGLLRLAAEESGPRVVGYWADRDIDRARALGAVGAAGDLFVDGALGSHTACLHEPYADAAAGHTGTSYLDAHAVAGHVVACTEAGLQAGFHAIGDAAVTAVVDGVRAAAEKVGLARVRAARHRVEHAEMLSPETIASFAEFGLTASVQPAFDALWGGEDGMYADRLGAERARALNPFAALLRAGVPLAFGSDSPVTPLDPWGTVRAAAFHRTPEHRVSVRAAFTAHTRGGWRAVGRDDAGILVPGAPADYAVWRTEELVVQAPDDRVARWSTDPRSGTPGLPDLTPGAQLPLCLRTVVGGRTVYVGPDE, encoded by the coding sequence ATGAGTACGACCCCCACGCCGCCCGCACCGGCTGAGTCCCGCACCTTCCTTCTGCGCGGTGGCGACGTCCACAGCCCCGCCGACCCCTTCGCCACGGCCATGGTCGTCGAGCGGGGGCACGTCGCCTGGGTCGGTTCCGAAGGCGCGGCAGACGCATTCGCCGAGGGGGTCGACGAGGTCGTCGACCTCGAAGGCGCCCTCGTCACTCCCGCGTTCACCGACGCCCACGTCCACACCACGTCGACGGGGCTCGCCCTGACCGGCCTCGACCTCTCCGCGGCCCGCACCCGGGGCGAGGCGCTCGCCCTCGTCCGCGCCCACGCGGCCGCCCGCCCCACGGACCGGATCCTCCTCGGCCACGGCTGGGACGCCGCCCGCTGGCCCGACGGCGCGCCCCTCACCCGCGCCGAGCTCGACGAGGCCACCGGCGGCCGCCCGCTCTACCTCTCGCGCATCGACGTCCACTCGGCCGCCGTCACCACGGCCCTGCTCGACCTCGTCCCCGGCATCGCGGACCGCCCCGGATTCACCCCCGACGGACCCCTCACCCGCGACGCCCACCACGCCGTCCGCGCCGCCGCCCACGCCGCCGTCACCCCGCAGCAGCGCACGGAGGCCCAGCGTGCGGCCCTGCGGCACGCGGCCTCCCTGGGGATCGGGTCCGTGCACGAGTGCGGCGGTCCCGACATCTCCTCCGAGGAGGACTTCACCGGACTGCTGCGGCTGGCCGCCGAGGAGTCCGGCCCCCGGGTCGTCGGCTACTGGGCCGACCGGGACATCGACCGGGCCCGCGCGCTGGGCGCCGTCGGTGCCGCCGGTGACCTGTTCGTGGACGGCGCCCTCGGCTCGCACACGGCCTGCCTGCACGAGCCGTACGCAGACGCGGCCGCCGGGCACACCGGCACCTCCTACCTGGACGCCCACGCCGTTGCCGGCCACGTTGTCGCCTGCACCGAGGCGGGGCTCCAGGCGGGCTTCCACGCCATCGGGGACGCCGCGGTGACCGCCGTGGTGGACGGCGTGCGCGCCGCCGCCGAGAAGGTCGGCCTCGCCCGTGTCAGGGCCGCGCGGCACCGCGTCGAGCACGCCGAGATGCTGTCGCCGGAAACCATCGCCTCCTTCGCCGAGTTCGGCCTCACCGCTTCCGTTCAGCCCGCGTTCGACGCCCTGTGGGGCGGCGAGGACGGCATGTACGCGGACCGCCTCGGCGCTGAACGGGCCCGCGCCCTCAACCCGTTCGCCGCGCTCCTGCGCGCCGGGGTGCCGCTGGCCTTCGGCTCCGACAGCCCCGTCACCCCGCTCGACCCGTGGGGCACGGTCCGCGCCGCGGCCTTCCACCGCACACCCGAGCACCGGGTGTCCGTGCGGGCCGCGTTCACCGCGCACACCCGCGGCGGCTGGCGCGCCGTCGGCCGGGACGACGCGGGAATCCTGGTCCCGGGCGCCCCGGCGGACTACGCCGTGTGGCGCACCGAGGAGCTCGTCGTCCAGGCGCCGGACGACCGCGTCGCGCGCTGGTCGACCGATCCGCGCTCCGGGACGCCCGGTCTCCCCGATCTCACGCCGGGGGCCCAACTTCCGCTCTGCCTGCGCACGGTGGTCGGCGGGCGGACCGTGTACGTAGGGCCGGACGAGTGA
- a CDS encoding polyprenol monophosphomannose synthase: protein MNDGGGRQFGPLGTALVIIPTYNEAENIKSIVGRVRASVPEAHVLVADDNSPDGTGKLADELASGDEQVRVLHRQGKEGLGAAYLAGFRWGLENGYGVLVEMDADGSHQPEELPRLLTALKGSDLVLGSRWVPGGRVVNWPKSREFLSRGGSTYSRLLLDVPIRDVTGGFRAFRRETLEGLGLGEVSSQGYCFQVDLARRAVRAGYHVVEVPITFVERELGDSKMSRDIVVEALWRVTAWGLGERMGRVIGRK from the coding sequence GTGAACGACGGCGGTGGGCGGCAGTTCGGCCCTCTCGGTACGGCGCTGGTGATCATCCCGACCTACAACGAGGCGGAGAACATCAAGTCGATCGTCGGCCGGGTGCGCGCGTCCGTGCCCGAGGCGCATGTCCTCGTCGCCGACGACAACAGCCCCGACGGCACGGGAAAGCTCGCCGACGAGCTCGCCTCGGGCGACGAGCAGGTGCGGGTCCTGCACCGGCAGGGCAAGGAAGGTCTGGGCGCGGCCTATCTCGCGGGCTTCCGCTGGGGCCTCGAGAACGGCTACGGCGTCCTGGTGGAGATGGACGCCGACGGCTCTCACCAGCCCGAGGAGCTGCCCCGGCTGCTGACCGCGCTGAAGGGCTCCGACCTCGTGCTCGGCTCGCGCTGGGTGCCCGGCGGACGGGTCGTCAACTGGCCCAAGTCACGTGAGTTCCTCTCCCGCGGCGGCAGCACCTACTCGCGGCTGCTGCTCGACGTGCCGATCCGGGACGTCACCGGGGGCTTCCGTGCCTTCCGCCGCGAGACCCTCGAAGGCCTCGGGCTCGGCGAGGTCTCCTCGCAGGGCTACTGCTTCCAGGTCGACCTCGCGCGCCGGGCGGTCAGGGCCGGCTATCACGTCGTCGAGGTGCCCATCACGTTCGTCGAGCGCGAGCTCGGCGACTCCAAGATGAGCCGTGACATCGTCGTCGAGGCGCTGTGGCGGGTCACCGCGTGGGGCTTGGGGGAGCGCATGGGGCGTGTGATCGGCCGCAAGTAG
- the fxsA gene encoding FxsA family membrane protein → MTTGTPPPSRSATPRRSRVRTFLPLGIAAWLVLEIWLLTVVAGAAGGFTVFLLLLAGIVLGAVVIKRAGRRAFKNLSETLQQQQSGAVPAGEQRPGGNGLLMLAGLLLMIPGLISDALGLVLLVPPVRTALSRYTERTIERKMQSATPGTFGDAFQQARMHRPDGTVIQGEVIKDDERPAQRPDAGPRPPITP, encoded by the coding sequence ATGACCACTGGCACACCGCCCCCTTCGCGCTCCGCCACGCCCCGGCGTTCCCGGGTCCGCACGTTCCTGCCGCTCGGTATCGCCGCGTGGCTGGTCCTGGAGATCTGGCTGCTGACCGTGGTCGCGGGCGCGGCCGGCGGGTTCACCGTCTTCCTGCTGCTGCTCGCCGGGATCGTGCTCGGCGCCGTCGTCATCAAGCGCGCCGGGCGCCGGGCCTTCAAGAATCTGAGCGAGACGCTGCAACAGCAGCAGAGCGGCGCGGTCCCGGCGGGCGAGCAGCGCCCCGGGGGCAACGGTCTGCTGATGCTGGCGGGCCTGCTCCTGATGATCCCCGGCCTGATCTCGGACGCCCTGGGTCTCGTTCTGCTCGTGCCGCCCGTCCGTACGGCCCTGAGCCGCTACACGGAGCGGACCATCGAGCGGAAGATGCAGTCGGCCACCCCCGGGACCTTCGGTGACGCGTTCCAGCAGGCGCGGATGCACCGGCCGGACGGCACGGTCATCCAGGGCGAGGTGATCAAGGACGATGAGCGGCCCGCACAGCGCCCCGACGCGGGTCCGCGCCCCCCGATCACTCCCTGA